One window from the genome of Microbulbifer sp. ALW1 encodes:
- a CDS encoding diguanylate cyclase — MDITAEHNHTAGYRGTEIADPVAQARNLDLRRRIQASGYMLIFALAITGAMGVIALMAADLFLAGTLFSVAGVILLAYVGVNIAGSSRKTPVLVGALLLVLYFYLLLSGGVNNTGLMWAVMLVPGFINLYGYKWGTVTLAGVGAITALILFYPEFPGLLAQYDTAHRARFIAVFGALTALTAILDSSRHQTQQMLHKLTAELESHACTDALTGLANRREAYKAISELERRNRDLAGRYSVLIGDLDSFKAINDTFGHSFGDRVLQDVAEVLRNNTRADDVVARWGGEEFLILLPNTDVEGAGVLAEKLRRKVEALTAQYQEDVNISISFGVAEGGSGQDGQNQMLTQADSRMYRAKDAGRNQVVCD; from the coding sequence ATGGACATCACAGCAGAACACAATCACACCGCCGGCTATCGCGGCACCGAAATCGCCGATCCGGTCGCCCAGGCGCGCAACCTGGATCTGCGCCGCCGTATCCAGGCCTCGGGCTATATGCTGATCTTTGCCCTCGCCATTACCGGCGCCATGGGTGTGATCGCGCTGATGGCCGCGGATCTGTTCCTGGCCGGCACCCTGTTCAGCGTTGCCGGGGTGATCCTGCTGGCCTATGTGGGTGTCAATATTGCCGGCTCCAGCCGCAAGACACCGGTACTCGTCGGCGCACTGCTGCTGGTGCTGTATTTCTATCTACTGCTGTCCGGCGGCGTAAACAATACCGGCCTGATGTGGGCGGTGATGCTGGTGCCCGGATTCATCAACCTCTATGGCTACAAGTGGGGCACGGTCACCCTCGCTGGCGTCGGCGCCATCACCGCACTGATCCTGTTTTACCCCGAATTCCCCGGCCTGCTGGCACAGTACGATACCGCCCACCGGGCGCGCTTTATCGCCGTGTTCGGCGCGCTGACGGCACTCACCGCGATCCTCGACAGCAGCCGCCACCAGACCCAGCAGATGCTGCACAAACTGACTGCGGAACTGGAAAGCCACGCCTGCACCGATGCCCTCACCGGTCTCGCCAACCGCCGCGAGGCCTACAAGGCCATCAGCGAGCTGGAGCGGCGCAACCGCGATCTGGCCGGGCGCTATTCGGTGTTGATTGGTGACCTGGACAGTTTCAAGGCGATCAACGATACCTTCGGCCACAGCTTTGGCGACCGGGTGCTGCAGGATGTCGCCGAGGTGCTGCGCAACAATACCCGCGCCGACGATGTGGTGGCGCGCTGGGGCGGGGAGGAATTTTTGATCCTGCTGCCGAACACCGATGTGGAAGGTGCCGGCGTGCTGGCGGAAAAGCTGCGCCGCAAGGTGGAAGCGCTCACCGCGCAGTATCAGGAAGACGTGAATATCTCCATCAGCTTCGGCGTCGCCGAGGGCGGCTCCGGCCAGGACGGCCAGAACCAGATGCTGACCCAGGCGGACTCCCGCATGTACCGGGCCAAGGATGCCGGACGCAACCAGGTTGTCTGCGACTGA
- a CDS encoding macro domain-containing protein, giving the protein MGQLQLICDNVLTIEADALVCPAHKHLIRGRGLSAQVYDRAGEALVSECSQLPECAVGEARITSAPNLPVHYLLHTVTPQWSSGDQWGARAVVELRQCYQSVLALAKTRQLQRLLFPALGAGTNRFPHEIAAHQGLEVLRGALDDFALLTVCLHSPAALAEWRKVDARFFGRQQQP; this is encoded by the coding sequence ATGGGGCAACTGCAACTGATTTGTGACAACGTTCTCACAATTGAGGCCGATGCACTGGTGTGCCCGGCTCACAAACACCTGATCCGGGGGCGCGGGCTGTCGGCACAGGTCTACGATCGCGCCGGGGAGGCGCTGGTCAGTGAGTGCTCACAGCTGCCCGAGTGCGCCGTGGGCGAGGCTCGTATCACCAGCGCACCCAACCTGCCGGTGCACTATCTGCTGCATACGGTGACCCCGCAATGGAGCAGTGGCGACCAGTGGGGCGCCAGGGCGGTGGTCGAATTGCGCCAGTGCTACCAGAGCGTACTGGCGCTGGCAAAAACACGGCAATTGCAGCGCTTGCTGTTCCCCGCCCTGGGGGCCGGCACCAACCGCTTTCCCCACGAGATCGCCGCCCATCAGGGGCTGGAAGTACTGCGCGGCGCGCTCGACGACTTTGCACTGCTGACCGTGTGCCTGCACTCACCGGCGGCATTGGCGGAGTGGCGCAAGGTGGACGCGCGCTTTTTCGGCCGGCAACAGCAACCGTGA
- a CDS encoding VIT1/CCC1 transporter family protein, whose product MKASRRRQLQREHRPENIARRLAKTPRPQRLSDMVLGAIDGCVTTFAIASGAFGAGFSPLVVLAMGMANLLADGISMAVSNYEAVNAQQRFAENARRTEEEHIHLVPEGEREEIRQIFANKGFSGENLEHIVETVTANRGLWIDTMLIEEYGLSGSAPNPLASAWWTFIAFIVVGVIPLLPFLVPVLDFSRQFIASSLLAALVFFTIGLLKGWVYDSSPLRAGMTTLLLGSCAASVAYFVGQAAERLFGNI is encoded by the coding sequence GTGAAAGCCTCCAGGCGCCGACAGTTACAGCGCGAACACCGACCGGAAAATATCGCGCGCCGCCTCGCGAAAACACCCAGGCCCCAGCGGCTGTCCGATATGGTGCTGGGGGCCATCGACGGCTGCGTTACTACTTTTGCGATCGCTTCCGGCGCCTTTGGCGCGGGCTTTTCGCCGCTGGTGGTGTTGGCCATGGGCATGGCGAACCTGCTGGCAGACGGCATCAGCATGGCGGTCAGTAACTACGAGGCGGTGAATGCGCAGCAGCGGTTTGCCGAGAACGCCCGCCGCACGGAAGAAGAGCATATTCACCTGGTGCCCGAAGGCGAGCGCGAGGAGATCCGGCAGATTTTTGCCAACAAGGGCTTCAGCGGAGAGAACCTGGAGCATATCGTCGAAACGGTTACCGCCAATCGCGGCCTGTGGATCGACACCATGCTGATCGAGGAATACGGCCTCAGCGGTAGCGCCCCCAACCCCCTTGCCTCTGCCTGGTGGACGTTTATCGCGTTTATTGTGGTGGGCGTGATTCCCCTACTGCCCTTTCTTGTTCCTGTGCTCGACTTTTCCCGGCAGTTTATTGCCAGCAGTCTACTGGCGGCACTGGTGTTTTTTACCATCGGCCTGCTGAAAGGCTGGGTTTACGACAGCTCCCCCCTGCGTGCGGGCATGACCACACTCTTGCTTGGCAGCTGTGCCGCATCTGTTGCCTATTTCGTCGGTCAGGCCGCGGAGCGTCTGTTTGGCAACATTTAA
- a CDS encoding glutathione S-transferase family protein, with amino-acid sequence MKLFGSFTSPYVRHCRIALMQSGLDWEMVELDIHTSKDPGTPTLRVPFLEDGAFKLTDSTPIVKYVREKSGDVFIPDAVDLDRYCLANTLLDAAINLFLLERSGLDIDTNVYTRRQQQRIELVLKELDSAPLPESGQLGDADYRVAVGVAWGQFRNRFSIDAHPNLQQLLQIAGDDATFLATAPPA; translated from the coding sequence ATGAAGCTATTTGGCAGTTTTACTTCCCCTTACGTGCGCCATTGCCGTATCGCCCTGATGCAATCCGGGCTCGATTGGGAAATGGTGGAGCTGGATATCCATACCAGCAAGGACCCCGGCACGCCCACCCTGCGCGTGCCCTTCCTTGAAGACGGTGCATTCAAGCTGACCGACTCAACCCCGATCGTGAAATATGTGCGCGAGAAGTCCGGTGACGTGTTTATTCCCGATGCGGTAGATCTCGACCGCTACTGCCTGGCGAATACTTTGCTGGATGCGGCGATCAATCTGTTCCTGCTGGAGCGCAGTGGCCTGGATATCGACACCAATGTGTACACCCGCCGCCAGCAACAGCGTATCGAGCTGGTGCTCAAGGAGCTCGACTCCGCCCCGCTGCCCGAATCCGGACAGCTGGGTGATGCGGACTACCGCGTGGCCGTTGGTGTCGCCTGGGGGCAGTTCCGTAACCGCTTCTCCATCGACGCGCACCCCAATCTGCAACAGCTGCTGCAGATTGCTGGAGACGATGCCACTTTCTTGGCGACGGCACCGCCGGCGTAA
- a CDS encoding VCBS repeat-containing protein — translation MRTKFLRRALVCGLSGALLACGGGGGSDSDGGNNVNNGNNSSGGNDGGGSAGQWEFPLQPRASLIVDVNNDGLNDLIVDTDDSESDTRDLLLINQGNLNFEPHPDALPLRFTGQSDLAEEGTTVAMESGDFNGDGNVDILAIAVSAGYEESKIQLFFGDGNGSFSDASAGVSPNQFSGWPERARVADFDNNGYDDFILSTSGPCEDICGRIYLNDAEGNLTPATITFTDVNDTFTADILTWDDRGNVVREPLSRPTPHGGDILVGDLDQDGMPDLLYPALDYMYMPSFINTSTPGNLSFTIKYTEGIPYDVQESLGYPEIHNAILADINGDTFPDLIGSKAISYDVTTVPVHTYLNDGSGTFILEHDRSAAGVGVVHAREWHAVDVDGNGSEEVVIADHGYDQQPFPGAPNLLLFYTAEGLLENRASTALSAVNSFSHGASVGDLNGDGAVDIFFNNAWSDGLDAASEERFWINKADGSGEFEAVEPTFN, via the coding sequence ATGCGAACAAAATTTTTACGTCGGGCGCTGGTCTGTGGCTTGTCGGGGGCGCTATTGGCCTGCGGTGGTGGGGGCGGGAGTGACAGCGACGGCGGCAATAATGTCAATAACGGCAATAATAGTAGTGGTGGGAATGATGGCGGTGGCAGCGCCGGCCAATGGGAGTTCCCGCTACAGCCGCGAGCTTCACTGATCGTTGATGTGAATAATGATGGGCTGAACGATTTAATTGTTGATACCGATGATTCAGAGTCGGATACGCGGGACCTGCTGCTGATCAACCAGGGCAATCTGAACTTTGAGCCACACCCGGATGCGCTGCCACTGCGTTTTACTGGCCAGAGTGACCTTGCAGAGGAAGGCACCACAGTAGCGATGGAAAGTGGCGACTTCAACGGTGATGGCAATGTCGATATTCTGGCAATAGCCGTCTCAGCGGGTTATGAAGAAAGTAAGATCCAGCTTTTCTTCGGTGACGGTAACGGCAGTTTTTCGGATGCAAGCGCCGGTGTTTCTCCAAACCAGTTTTCCGGCTGGCCGGAACGGGCGAGAGTGGCTGACTTCGATAACAACGGCTACGATGATTTCATCCTGTCTACTTCTGGTCCCTGTGAAGATATCTGCGGAAGGATTTATTTGAACGATGCGGAGGGTAACCTGACTCCAGCTACGATCACCTTCACCGATGTAAATGATACCTTTACCGCAGACATTCTCACCTGGGATGACCGAGGTAATGTCGTTCGCGAACCGTTAAGCCGACCTACGCCCCACGGTGGAGATATTCTGGTCGGTGATCTGGATCAGGATGGGATGCCCGATCTCCTGTACCCGGCGCTGGACTACATGTATATGCCGAGTTTTATCAATACCAGCACGCCGGGCAATCTGAGTTTTACGATCAAGTATACAGAGGGAATTCCTTACGATGTTCAGGAGAGCCTTGGCTATCCTGAGATTCACAACGCAATCCTTGCTGACATCAATGGGGATACTTTTCCGGACCTTATCGGGTCGAAGGCAATCTCCTACGATGTGACTACGGTACCCGTACACACCTATTTAAACGACGGCAGTGGTACTTTCATTCTGGAGCACGATCGCTCTGCTGCCGGTGTGGGCGTCGTTCATGCGCGGGAGTGGCATGCAGTCGATGTTGACGGCAACGGTAGTGAAGAGGTTGTTATTGCGGATCACGGTTACGATCAGCAACCTTTCCCTGGCGCACCGAATTTATTGCTGTTCTACACTGCAGAAGGTCTGTTGGAAAATAGAGCGAGCACCGCGCTGAGTGCTGTGAATAGCTTTTCCCATGGCGCAAGTGTGGGAGATCTGAATGGCGATGGTGCCGTGGATATTTTCTTTAATAACGCATGGAGTGACGGTCTGGATGCGGCATCGGAAGAACGCTTCTGGATCAACAAGGCGGATGGCTCTGGCGAGTTTGAGGCAGTAGAGCCTACGTTTAATTGA